Proteins encoded within one genomic window of Kibdelosporangium phytohabitans:
- a CDS encoding ABC transporter ATP-binding protein encodes MNPVIEITALRKTYGSGDTEVHALRGVDLAVWPGEYLAIMGASGSGKSTLLNVLGCLDVPTQGTYKLDGIDVGDLNERQLSLVRNRKIGFVFQSYNLVPRTSSLSNVELPLIYAGVGRKERRARAMAALEVVGLVDRAGHKPNQLSGGQQQRVALARALVTGPAMVLADEPTGNLDSESTDEVLAVFDRLNQIGRTIVMITHEDHVAARAARVVRVSDGRIVEDTSQWRMTGALT; translated from the coding sequence ATGAACCCGGTCATCGAGATCACCGCGTTGCGGAAGACGTACGGCAGCGGCGACACCGAGGTGCACGCGCTGCGCGGCGTGGATCTCGCGGTGTGGCCCGGGGAGTACCTGGCGATCATGGGTGCGTCCGGTTCGGGCAAATCGACGTTGCTGAACGTGCTCGGCTGCCTGGACGTACCGACGCAAGGAACGTACAAACTGGACGGAATCGACGTCGGTGACCTCAACGAACGGCAGTTGTCGTTGGTGCGCAACCGGAAGATCGGGTTCGTGTTCCAGTCGTACAACCTGGTCCCGCGGACGTCATCCCTGTCCAATGTGGAACTACCGTTGATCTACGCCGGTGTCGGGCGCAAGGAGCGGCGCGCCCGTGCGATGGCGGCGCTGGAGGTGGTCGGGCTGGTCGACCGCGCCGGGCACAAGCCGAACCAGCTCTCCGGCGGGCAGCAGCAACGAGTCGCGCTGGCCCGTGCGCTGGTGACCGGGCCCGCGATGGTGCTGGCCGACGAACCGACCGGCAACCTCGACAGCGAGAGCACCGACGAGGTCCTCGCCGTGTTCGACCGGCTCAACCAGATCGGCCGGACGATCGTGATGATCACCCACGAGGACCACGTCGCCGCCCGCGCGGCGCGGGTCGTGCGCGTCTCGGACGGCCGGATCGTCGAGGACACCTCGCAGTGGCGCATGACGGGAGCGCTGACGTGA
- the hemB gene encoding porphobilinogen synthase, translating to MFPSHRPRRLRRTAALRRMVSETTLRPEQLILPMFVKEGLTEPVALSSMPGVVQHSRDSLRKAAVEAVQAGVGGLMLFGVPDKHDAVGSGGTDPDGILNVALRDVRAEVGDSAVIMSDLCLDEFTDHGHCGVLDANGDVDNDATLEIYSEMALAQARAGAHVLGPSGMMDGQVGVIRAALDDAGLQDIGILAYSAKYASAFFGPFRDAVDSQLTGDRKAYQQDPGNVRESLREVQLDLAEGADMVMIKPALAYLDVIRATAEISDVPVAAYQVSGEYSMIEAAAANGWLDRRRSIMETLTSIRRAGADIVLTYWAAEVAGWLREG from the coding sequence ATGTTCCCGAGCCACCGTCCCCGCCGGTTGCGCCGCACCGCGGCGCTCCGGCGCATGGTGAGTGAGACGACGCTCCGGCCGGAGCAGCTGATCCTGCCGATGTTCGTCAAGGAAGGGCTGACCGAACCGGTCGCCCTGTCCTCGATGCCCGGTGTGGTCCAGCACAGCCGTGACTCGCTGCGCAAAGCCGCTGTCGAAGCCGTGCAGGCCGGTGTCGGCGGTTTGATGCTGTTCGGTGTGCCGGACAAGCACGACGCGGTCGGTTCGGGCGGGACGGACCCGGACGGGATCCTGAACGTCGCCCTGCGCGACGTCCGCGCCGAGGTCGGCGACAGCGCGGTGATCATGTCGGACCTGTGCCTCGACGAGTTCACCGACCACGGCCACTGCGGTGTGCTCGACGCGAACGGCGACGTGGACAACGACGCCACGCTGGAGATCTACTCCGAGATGGCGCTGGCGCAGGCCCGCGCGGGAGCGCACGTGCTCGGCCCGAGCGGCATGATGGACGGCCAGGTCGGCGTGATCCGCGCCGCCCTCGACGACGCCGGGCTCCAGGACATCGGCATCCTCGCCTACTCGGCCAAGTACGCGTCCGCGTTCTTCGGGCCGTTCCGCGACGCGGTGGACTCGCAGCTCACGGGCGACCGCAAGGCGTACCAGCAGGACCCCGGCAACGTCAGGGAGTCGCTGCGCGAGGTGCAGCTGGACTTGGCCGAGGGCGCGGACATGGTGATGATCAAGCCCGCGCTGGCCTACCTCGACGTGATCAGGGCGACCGCGGAGATCTCGGACGTCCCGGTGGCGGCCTACCAGGTCTCCGGCGAGTACTCGATGATCGAGGCAGCGGCCGCCAACGGCTGGCTGGACCGGCGCCGCTCGATCATGGAAACGCTCACGTCGATCCGCCGCGCCGGCGCCGACATCGTGCTCACGTACTGGGCAGCCGAGGTCGCGGGCTGGCTGCGCGAGGGCTGA
- a CDS encoding efflux RND transporter periplasmic adaptor subunit yields MRRGRRAWLVNGVLVVALVAAGGGAYTFLWPSANEAAPAGVRTVAATRTSVAESVSAAGTVVSSYTGTADFATSGTITQIDVKVGDVVSKGRQLAKLDDTQARLQLSAAKSSLNAAKENLANASTTTTTTQPGQSQQQQSTKSLQAQVDQAKVSVEQAEQAVAATTLTAPGDGTVTALNGTVGQKAGSGGASSSGGTSGGSSTAATSGSSSGSAGSSGFITITNLAGLQVRANLAEIDVAKVKAGQDATVTLNALPDTPQPAKVAAIDLTATTGSNSVVTYGVTLTLNEPPVQLRPGQSASVAITVAKADNAVAIPSAAMRTVGASHTVTVMANGQETNRPIEIGVRSESLVQVTSGLNAGEQVVLATTPATGNTGQQRGNTPFGGGGGGGFGGGGGGGIRVQPGGGNGR; encoded by the coding sequence ATGAGACGCGGACGCCGTGCGTGGTTGGTCAACGGAGTGCTCGTGGTGGCGCTGGTCGCCGCGGGCGGGGGTGCGTACACGTTCCTGTGGCCCAGTGCCAACGAAGCCGCGCCCGCCGGGGTCCGCACTGTCGCCGCCACCAGGACCAGCGTGGCCGAGTCCGTCTCGGCCGCCGGGACCGTGGTGAGCAGCTACACCGGCACCGCCGACTTCGCCACGAGCGGCACGATCACGCAGATCGACGTCAAGGTCGGTGACGTCGTCAGCAAGGGCAGGCAACTGGCCAAGCTGGACGACACGCAGGCACGTCTGCAGCTCTCGGCCGCCAAGTCCAGTCTGAACGCGGCCAAGGAGAACCTGGCCAACGCGTCGACGACCACCACGACGACCCAGCCGGGCCAGTCCCAGCAGCAACAGAGCACGAAGTCGCTGCAGGCCCAGGTCGACCAGGCCAAGGTGAGCGTCGAGCAGGCCGAGCAGGCCGTCGCCGCGACCACGCTGACCGCGCCCGGCGACGGGACGGTGACCGCCTTGAACGGGACAGTCGGGCAGAAAGCCGGGTCGGGCGGAGCGTCCTCGTCCGGCGGCACCAGCGGCGGGTCGTCCACCGCGGCGACCAGCGGCTCCTCGTCGGGGTCGGCCGGGTCGTCGGGGTTCATCACGATCACGAACCTGGCTGGGCTCCAGGTCAGGGCGAACCTCGCGGAGATCGACGTGGCCAAGGTGAAAGCGGGCCAGGACGCGACCGTGACGCTGAACGCGCTGCCCGACACGCCCCAACCGGCCAAGGTGGCGGCGATCGACCTGACCGCGACGACCGGGTCCAACAGCGTCGTGACGTACGGCGTGACGCTGACGCTCAACGAACCGCCCGTCCAGCTGCGGCCAGGGCAGTCCGCGAGTGTGGCGATCACCGTGGCCAAGGCTGACAACGCCGTCGCGATCCCGTCGGCCGCGATGCGCACGGTCGGCGCTTCGCACACGGTCACCGTGATGGCCAACGGCCAGGAGACGAACCGCCCGATCGAGATCGGGGTGCGCAGCGAGTCGCTGGTACAGGTGACATCCGGGCTGAACGCCGGCGAGCAGGTCGTCCTGGCCACGACTCCGGCCACCGGGAACACCGGTCAGCAACGCGGGAACACACCGTTCGGAGGCGGCGGGGGCGGCGGCTTCGGTGGAGGTGGTGGCGGTGGCATCCGTGTGCAGCCCGGCGGCGGGAACGGGCGATGA
- a CDS encoding ABC transporter permease, whose protein sequence is MKVGEVLRFALRGLAANKLRSGLTTLGIMIGVAAVILLVAVGSGASASIEQSIAGLGTNVLTVSRAGGQGSTTRPLTVQDAKALVDPLGAPDVKASSPVVSTPVTAVYRGTSYQVPQLVGTNPEYFATSNNALANGSLFTADDVTAGRKVMVLGPTTAQELFGDADPVGKQVLADNIQFTVIGVLQSKGSAGLTNADDTAIAPLTAVQNSLTGYGQVSQILVQATSSDSMSAAQAQITAILTARHRIAANQQPDFRVLSQQQLLATRTTATETFTVLLASVAAISLLVGGIGVTNIMLVTVTERIREIGIRKAIGATRGVVLGQFLAEATLLSLFGGVLGVATGVVGSQFTIAGITPVVVPGSIVLAFGVSALIGLFFGSYPAGRAASLRPIEALRHD, encoded by the coding sequence GTGAAAGTCGGTGAGGTGCTGCGGTTCGCGTTGCGCGGGCTCGCGGCGAACAAGCTGCGCTCGGGCCTGACCACGCTGGGCATCATGATCGGGGTCGCTGCCGTGATCCTGTTGGTGGCGGTGGGAAGTGGTGCGTCGGCGTCGATCGAGCAGAGCATCGCGGGCCTGGGTACGAACGTGCTCACGGTGTCCCGCGCGGGCGGCCAGGGCTCGACGACGCGACCGCTGACCGTGCAGGACGCGAAAGCGTTGGTGGACCCACTGGGCGCGCCGGACGTGAAAGCGAGCTCCCCGGTGGTCTCGACCCCGGTCACCGCCGTGTACCGGGGCACGAGCTACCAGGTGCCGCAACTGGTCGGCACGAACCCGGAGTACTTCGCCACGTCCAACAACGCGCTCGCCAACGGATCGCTGTTCACCGCGGACGACGTCACCGCGGGCCGGAAGGTCATGGTGCTCGGGCCGACGACGGCACAGGAGCTGTTCGGCGACGCGGACCCGGTCGGCAAACAGGTGCTGGCCGACAACATCCAGTTCACCGTGATCGGTGTCCTGCAGTCGAAAGGCTCGGCCGGCCTGACCAACGCCGACGACACGGCGATCGCCCCGCTGACCGCCGTGCAGAACTCGCTGACCGGTTACGGCCAGGTCAGCCAGATCCTCGTCCAGGCGACGAGTTCCGATTCGATGTCCGCGGCACAGGCGCAGATCACGGCGATCCTGACCGCACGGCACCGGATCGCCGCCAACCAGCAGCCGGATTTCCGTGTGCTGAGCCAGCAACAGCTGCTGGCGACCAGGACGACCGCGACCGAGACGTTCACCGTGCTGCTGGCGTCGGTGGCGGCGATCTCTTTGCTCGTAGGCGGAATCGGCGTCACGAACATCATGCTGGTGACCGTCACCGAGCGGATCAGGGAGATCGGGATCCGCAAGGCGATCGGTGCGACGAGAGGCGTGGTGCTCGGCCAGTTCCTCGCCGAGGCGACGCTGCTGAGCCTGTTCGGCGGGGTGCTGGGCGTGGCCACCGGGGTGGTCGGCAGCCAGTTCACCATCGCCGGGATCACGCCAGTGGTCGTCCCCGGTTCGATCGTGCTCGCCTTCGGCGTCTCGGCACTGATCGGCTTGTTCTTCGGCAGCTACCCGGCGGGCCGCGCGGCCTCGCTGCGCCCCATCGAAGCCCTTCGACACGACTAG